Part of the Cohnella candidum genome, TCGTGAAGGAAATCGATCCTGCTTAACGAAGTGAAAAGAACGTACAATTCATTCGAACAATCGGAGGTTTCCCATGGACGCGAACATTCAGGTTTTGGTGATTATCGCATTGGTCGTGATCGCATTATCGGTATTTCTCAGTTTCTTCCCCTTCATGCTGTGGATTTCGGCGCTGGCTTCCGGCGTACGGATCAGCATCATCACGCTCGTCGCGATGAGGCTGCGCCGCGTCGTGCCGAGCCGGATCGTCAACCCGATGATCAAAGCGACGAAAGCCGGCCTTGGCCTTACGATCAACCAACTGGAGAGCCACTTTCTAGCCGGGGGCAACGTCGACCGGGTCGTCAACTCACTGATCGCGGCGCAGCGAGCCAACATCCCGCTCGTGTTCGAACGCGCCGCGGCGATCGATTTGGCTGGACGCGACGTGCTGCATGCCGTCCAAATGAGCGTCAACCCGCGCGTCATTGAAACGCCGTTCGTTTCGGCGGTTGCGAAGAACGGGATTGAGGTTAAGGTGAAAGCGCGCGTCACCGTCCGTGCAAACATTGATCGTCTTGTCGGCGGCGCAGGCGAAGAAACGATCATCGCCCGTGTCGGCGAAGGGATCGTCAGCACGAACGGAGCCGCGAATTCGCACAAAGACGTCTTGGAGCATCCGGATTTGATCTCCAAAACCGTTCTGAACAAAGGTTTGGATGCGGGCACCGCGTTTGAGATTCTTTCGATCGATATCTCGGAAGTGGATGTCGGCAAAAACATCGGAGCCTACCTTCAAACCGAGCAAGCCGAAGCCGACAAACGGATCGCGCAGGCGAAGGCGGAAGAACGCCGCGCGATGGCCGTTGCCCAGGAGCAAGAAATGAAGGCGCGCGTCGTGGAGATGAGGGCGAAAGTCGTCGAGGCCGAATCCGAAGTGCCGCTCGCGATGGCGGATGCGCTCAAAGGCGGCAAGCTCGGCGTCATGGATTACATGAACCTGAAAAACATCGAGGCGGACACGCAAATGCGCGGCTCGATCGGCAAGCAAGGCGACCTCCGCGGTGACGGAGAAGACAAGAAATAAGGCGTCTCGCCCGAGAAAGGAGGCGGAAGCTTGGAGGAGCTCATCTCCTTTTTGCTGAAACACTTTTATGTCGTGATCGTCATCGTCGGTTTGATTTACTCCATGTTTTTCCGCAAGTCGCCGCTCGAGAAACCGCCGGCCAATCGCCCTAATCCGCGTCCGGTCAACCGGATGCCGGATTTCGGGGGCGCTCCGGCATTTCCCCCGAAGCCGCGCAGAGCCGAGGAGCCGGCGCAGGTCGAAAAGCCCCGGCCCTCCCCCGCCGTACAGGAAGAGCCGCGGCCGCAGCGGCAGACCGTATACCGGTCGACTGAAGCCACGGCACCCGTTTCTGCCGAGCCGCCACGGGACCGGAGAGCACTCGAGCCGGCTCCGGCGCCGACGCCCGCCCCTGCGCTCGTCGCCGCCCCATTGATGCAGGCGGAGGAAACGCAGGGCTCTCGCATTCGCGAGGATATGGCCCGCGCGGTCGTCTGGGCCGAAATTCTCGGTCCGCCGCGAGCCCGGCGTCCGTTCCGGCGTTAACCGAATAGCAAGGGTGCAATAGAACTTCCAAGAGCCTGCCGCGGAAAGCGGCGGGCTTTTTCGCGTTTCCGTAAGCCGTCCGGATCGCCTCCCGCCCGGCAAAAGCCCTTCGCCCGTCCGCTCCGGCTTCATATTCGGCGCCCTCCGCGCATATGTTTTACCGTACGGGAGGAGGACCGCTTCATGCCGCGAGTCAGCCGAAAGCTGCGCAAATGGACCGCCGCCATTCTCGACCTGCCGCAGGACGTGGCGCTGGATCTTCCCCGCGTCACGATGATCGGCGGAATCCAGCTCACGGTGGAAAATCACCGCGGAGTGCTCCATTTTTCCCCGCAGTCGCTGCGGCTGGCCATGGAACGGGGAGAAATCGAGGTGTCCGGGGAAGATTTGGTCATCCGCAACATCGGGGCCGAAGAGGTATTCGTCGAGGGACGGATCTTGGGCGTCGCGCTTCATCCGAAAGGCAAGCCTTCCGGGTGAGGCCGTTTCGGGGACAAGCCCGGGAAAGAAAGCACCGGACAAGCCCCGGGAGGGGGAGAGGGCGGTAAAAATGAAGGGAACATGGATGGCCGCGGTACGCGGCTACGTATGGGTCAAATTGATCGGCGGAGACGCGAAGGCGTTCCTGAACGCCGCCGTGGCGGAAGGAATCGCCTTGTGGAACATCGCCTATTCTCCATCGGGTGAACTCACGTTCGGCATCACGGTGCCGGATTTTTTCCGTCTGCCGCCACTGCTGAAGAAGTGCGGAGCGAGGACGAGAATCCTGCGCAAGCGGGGGCTTCCGTTCCAATTCGCTCGGCTGGGGCGCCGTAAAACGTTCGCGGCGGGCATGCTGGCTTTCGCCGCTTTGTTGTTCATTTTGTCCACATTCGTGTGGCACGTGAAAATAGCGGGAGAAAGCCTCATTCCGGAGGAGAAAATCCGGCAGGCTGCGAGGCAGGAGGGGCTGTTTCCGCTTCAGTGGTCTTTGCGGCTGGCCGATACGGGGGTGCTCGCGAAGCGGCTGGCGGCCCAATTGCCGGACGCGGCGTGGGTCGGCGTGGAAAAAAAGGGAACAACGGTTATCATAACGGTAGTGGATTCCACGAAACCCGACACGAAGCAGACGGACGGCCCGCGTGATCTCGTCGCGAAAGCGGATGCCGTCGTCACCGGAATCGTCGCGGAGAACGGAAGGCCGCTGGTGGAACGGAACGATCGGGTCCGCAAAGGACAAGTTCTCGTTTCGGGCTGGCTCGGCGAAGGGGAACTGCGGAAGGCGGTCGTGTCCAAAGGAACCGTCAGGGGCCTCGTCTGGCACGAGATGAGGATCGTGTCGCCGATGGTCCGAGAGCAGAAAACGCTGACGGGGGAATCCAAGGAGCGCAGCTATTGGGTCATCGGCAACCGGGCCCTGCAATATTCCGGCTACGGCGGGGACGAGTACGCCGAATCTCGGACCGGGGCGACGATCCATCCTTGGCGGATTTTCTACTGGACGCTTCCGCTGGGCATCATGAAGGAGACGGAGATGGAGGTCCGGACGACCCGCGAGCGGTTGACTGCCGCCGAGGCCAAGGAGGCCGGGCTCCGCCAGGCGCGCCTGGAATTGCGGGAGAAGAACGGGCCGGACGCCCGTATCACGTCGGAAAACATTTTGCATGAACAAAAGGAGAATGGTAAAGTGTTCATGACCGTTCTTTTTGAGGTGGAACAATCGATCGCCGTCGAACGGCCCATTGTGCAGACGCCTTCACATGAGGGGGAATGAGGCTTTTTGACAGAATTGAAGCATACCGTCACGATCCCGTTGCAAAACACGGCGGAAGGGCTGGCGTTGTTCGGCCCGCAGGACAAGTTCCTGAGGCTGATCCAACGCGAGACGACGTCGGCGATCCATTCCCGCGAAGCTGAAATCGTCGTGGAAGGCCCGGAGCGGGAAGTGTTATCTCTGGAGCAGCTTTTCGATACGCTTCTCCAACTGATCCGGGGAGGCTTGCAGTTGAGCGAGCGGGACGTCCGCTACGCGTACGAGCTGGCGCGCGAAATGAAAGCGGACCAGCTGCTGGGATTGTTCAAAGGCGAAATCACGACGACGTTCCGCGGCAAACCGATCGTTCCGAAAACGCTCGGCCAGCGGCACTACGTCACGACCATACGCAAAAAAGACATCGTTTTCGGCATCGGTCCGGCCGGTACGGGCAAAACCTACCTCGCCGTCGTCAGCGCGGTCGCCGCGCTTAAGGACGGCAGGGTGAAGCGGATCCTGCTGACGCGCCCCGCGGTGGAAGCCGGCGAAAGCCTCGGATTCCTGCCCGGAGACCTGCAGGAGAAGGTCGATCCTTACCTGCGGCCGCTGTACGACGCGCTGAACGACGTGCTCGGCGCGGACGGTGTCGCCAAGGCGCTCGAACGGGGCATGATCGAAATCGCGCCGCTCGCTTACATGCGGGGCCGGACGTTGGACGATTCGTTCATCATTCTGGACGAAGCGCAGAACACGACGCCCGAGCAAATGAAAATGTTTTTGACCCGTTTGGGGTTCGGTTCCCATATGGTCATCACGGGGGACGTCACGCAAATCGACCTGCCAAAAGGAAAAAAATCGGGGTTAATCGAAGCCCAGCGCATTTTGCGCGACATCGAGGAGATCGGAATCGTCTATTTCTCCGAGCAGGATGTCGTGCGCCACGCCCTGGTGCAGAAGATCATCATGGCTTACAACCGCGACCTCGATCAACAGCCCTAGGAAGGAGAATGCCGGATGAGTCGGAATCGCAGCGGCCCGTCAGGCACCCGTCTGACCTTGCAACGGGCAGGGTGGAAGCAAAGCGTAGCGTTACGCTGGCTCCTGCTCCTGCTTTTTGTGTTCTTGTTTTATTTCAGCATGGCTTCGCGGTTCGTGCCCGAGACTTACGACATCACGCTCGGCGCCAAAAGCGAACGCGACATCAAGGCGCCTCATCAGATCACGGACGAGAAGGCGACGCTCGAAGCCCAAGAGAAAGCCGCGGAAAGCATCTCCCCGATCTACTCGATCGTGGCGCTTCGCAACGAGACGCTGCTGGACCAGATTTTTTCGCGGATCGAGCAATTGAACCAGGACGACCAGATTACGGAAGCCGACAAGGTGGACATTTACCGCCGGGAAATCCCGGACCTTGTCAACCGGTACCTGGATTCGTTCGTACAAGCCAACACCGGAACGCAAACGTATTCATCGACGCTGCTCGAGGAAATGAAGAAGGTGACCTCGGAGCAGTTGTACCGGGTTCCCGAGGAGACGTTTTATAAACTGCCGAAATTGACCCCGGAACAGATCGCCGACATGAAGACGGTCGGCCGGGACGTCGTCCGGCAGCTCACGCGGGAGTCGCTGACGGAAGCCGAAACCGGAAGGACGAAAGTCGCCGAGCTCGTCAACGCCAGCTCCCTGTCGCTGAAAACCGAACGGGAAGCCGTTCAGGAGCTCGCCCGCCTCGTCATCCTCCCGAACAAGTTCTACGATAAGCAAGCGACGGAAGAGGCCAAGGTGGAAGCCAAGCAGAACACGCCTCCCGTCGTCATCAAGCAGGGCGACGTCGTCGTGAAAGCCGGCCAAGCCATCACGCAGGACATCTATGACCGCCTGGTCGCGCTTGAGCTGTTGAAAGAGCGAACGACCTATTGGCCGCAGCTCGGCGTGCTGCTTCTCTCGGTCCTGTTCACGCTGGCGATCTACGGATACGGCGCGATGACGGAACCGACGGACGTTTCGCGGGAGCTAACGAACGTGCAATGGCTGATGCTGCTGCTCATTTTCGGCTTGAACACCCTGATGATGCATTTGGTGGCGTTTACGCACTCGGAGCAATGGCCGTTCATCGGCTACCTCGCTCCCGTGGCGCTCGGAAGCATGCTCGTCACGCTGCTGCTGGACATGCATCTGGGGCTCGTCAGCGCATTCCTGTTCACGATGCTGGCCAGCGTCGTCCTCAACGTGCGGCAGGACAACCTGTTCGATTTCCATTACGGCATCGTTGCCGCCGCAGTATCGTTTACCGCCGTGCTTGCGATCCATCGGGCGAGCCAGCGCTCCGCGATCCTCAAGGCGGGGATTATGGTCAGCCTGTTCGGTTCGGTGACGGTGCTCGCGATCGGCTTGATCGCGGAAGAGCCCGACCGCATCCAGCTTGTGCAATCGGTCGGCTTCATGTTCGCCAGCGGACTGCTTACGGCGGTGCTTGTCATCGGCTTAATGCCCTTCTTCGAATTGACGTTCGGACTGCTGTCCGACTTGAAGCTGGTCGAGCTGTCGAATCCGAACCATCCGCTGCTCCGCAAGCTGCTTACGGAAACGCCGGGCACGTACCACCACAGCCTCATGGTCGGCAATCTCTCCGAAGCCGCCGCCGAATCGGTCGGAGCGAACGGGCTGCTCTGTCGGGTCGGTTCGTTCTATCATGACGTGGGCAAAACCAAAAGGCCGATGTATTTCATCGAAAACCAGAACGGCGGGGCGAATCCCCACGACAAGCTGGAGCCCAAAGTAAGCGCGTCGATCATCATCGCGCATGCCCGCGACGGCGCGGACATGCTGAAGGCGCACAAGCTGCCCAAACCGATCCGCGATATCGCCGAGCAGCATCACGGGACGACGTTCCTGAAATTTTTCTATTATAAAGCGGTCAAGCAAGCGAAGGACCAAGGCGTAGAGTGCGAATACACCGAGGACGATTTCCGTTATCCGGGCCCGAAAGCGCAATCCAAGGAAGCGGCGATCGTCGGCATCGCCGACTGCGTGGAAGCCGCGGTCCGTTCGCTGAACCATCCGACGGTGGAACAAATCGAAGGCATCATCGGCAAAATCATCAAGGACCGTCTCGACGACAACCAGTTCAACGAATGCGATTTAACGCTTCGGGAGCTCGACCGCATCGCGGTATCGCTGAAGGAAACCGTCATCGGCACGTTCCATTCCCGCATCGAATACCCCGACGAGAAAGATTTCAAGCCAAAGGAGAAACTGTCATGACTTTAAGCCTGGAATGGATCGACGAACGCGAGGGCGGCGCCGGCCCGAAAGAAGAAGCCTGGATGGAGCTGCTCGAGAAGCTGCTGAAGCTGGCGGGCGAATCGGAAGGCGTCGCCAAGGGCATCGTCACGCTTACCCTGACCGACGATGAAGGCATTCGCGAGTTGAACCGGCAATACCGCGGGCTGGACAAGCCGACGGACGTGCTGTCGTTTTCGATGGTCGAGTCGGCCGGAGAAGAGCCGGAGCTTCATTTCGACGAAGAATACGAAGGCACGGAAGAAGAAGGGGAAGAGTGGACGGACGAGGCGCAAGCCGAAGACCCGTTCGCCGACATGCTCGGGGACGTCGTCATTTCCGTTCCGCGGGCCGAAACGCAAGCGGCCGAGTACGGCCACAGCTTCGAGCGGGAGCTGGGCTTCCTGTTCGTGCACGGCTTCCTCCATTTGCTCGGCTATGACCACGGCAGCGAAGAGGAAGAGAAGGAAATGTTCTCGAAGCAGGAGGCCGTGCTCGCGAAAGCGGGGCTGACCCGGTGAATCGTCGCCGCCCGTCCTGGGCCGCTTCCTTCGGGCATGCGTTCCGGGGTATCTTTTACACGCTTGCTCATGAGAGGAACATGCGGTTCCACGCGGGTGCCGCCGCAGTCGCAGCCATTGCCGGAGCGTGGCTGCGAATCGGCTTGACCGATTGGCTATGGCTGGGCGTTGCGGCAACGGGGGTGCTTTCCGCGGAGCTGATGAATACCGCGGTAGAACGGGCGGTGGATTTGGCGTCGCCGGACGAACATCC contains:
- the floA gene encoding flotillin-like protein FloA (flotillin-like protein involved in membrane lipid rafts), whose product is MDANIQVLVIIALVVIALSVFLSFFPFMLWISALASGVRISIITLVAMRLRRVVPSRIVNPMIKATKAGLGLTINQLESHFLAGGNVDRVVNSLIAAQRANIPLVFERAAAIDLAGRDVLHAVQMSVNPRVIETPFVSAVAKNGIEVKVKARVTVRANIDRLVGGAGEETIIARVGEGIVSTNGAANSHKDVLEHPDLISKTVLNKGLDAGTAFEILSIDISEVDVGKNIGAYLQTEQAEADKRIAQAKAEERRAMAVAQEQEMKARVVEMRAKVVEAESEVPLAMADALKGGKLGVMDYMNLKNIEADTQMRGSIGKQGDLRGDGEDKK
- the yqfC gene encoding sporulation protein YqfC, producing MPRVSRKLRKWTAAILDLPQDVALDLPRVTMIGGIQLTVENHRGVLHFSPQSLRLAMERGEIEVSGEDLVIRNIGAEEVFVEGRILGVALHPKGKPSG
- the yqfD gene encoding sporulation protein YqfD; translation: MKGTWMAAVRGYVWVKLIGGDAKAFLNAAVAEGIALWNIAYSPSGELTFGITVPDFFRLPPLLKKCGARTRILRKRGLPFQFARLGRRKTFAAGMLAFAALLFILSTFVWHVKIAGESLIPEEKIRQAARQEGLFPLQWSLRLADTGVLAKRLAAQLPDAAWVGVEKKGTTVIITVVDSTKPDTKQTDGPRDLVAKADAVVTGIVAENGRPLVERNDRVRKGQVLVSGWLGEGELRKAVVSKGTVRGLVWHEMRIVSPMVREQKTLTGESKERSYWVIGNRALQYSGYGGDEYAESRTGATIHPWRIFYWTLPLGIMKETEMEVRTTRERLTAAEAKEAGLRQARLELREKNGPDARITSENILHEQKENGKVFMTVLFEVEQSIAVERPIVQTPSHEGE
- a CDS encoding PhoH family protein, yielding MTELKHTVTIPLQNTAEGLALFGPQDKFLRLIQRETTSAIHSREAEIVVEGPEREVLSLEQLFDTLLQLIRGGLQLSERDVRYAYELAREMKADQLLGLFKGEITTTFRGKPIVPKTLGQRHYVTTIRKKDIVFGIGPAGTGKTYLAVVSAVAALKDGRVKRILLTRPAVEAGESLGFLPGDLQEKVDPYLRPLYDALNDVLGADGVAKALERGMIEIAPLAYMRGRTLDDSFIILDEAQNTTPEQMKMFLTRLGFGSHMVITGDVTQIDLPKGKKSGLIEAQRILRDIEEIGIVYFSEQDVVRHALVQKIIMAYNRDLDQQP
- a CDS encoding HD family phosphohydrolase is translated as MSRNRSGPSGTRLTLQRAGWKQSVALRWLLLLLFVFLFYFSMASRFVPETYDITLGAKSERDIKAPHQITDEKATLEAQEKAAESISPIYSIVALRNETLLDQIFSRIEQLNQDDQITEADKVDIYRREIPDLVNRYLDSFVQANTGTQTYSSTLLEEMKKVTSEQLYRVPEETFYKLPKLTPEQIADMKTVGRDVVRQLTRESLTEAETGRTKVAELVNASSLSLKTEREAVQELARLVILPNKFYDKQATEEAKVEAKQNTPPVVIKQGDVVVKAGQAITQDIYDRLVALELLKERTTYWPQLGVLLLSVLFTLAIYGYGAMTEPTDVSRELTNVQWLMLLLIFGLNTLMMHLVAFTHSEQWPFIGYLAPVALGSMLVTLLLDMHLGLVSAFLFTMLASVVLNVRQDNLFDFHYGIVAAAVSFTAVLAIHRASQRSAILKAGIMVSLFGSVTVLAIGLIAEEPDRIQLVQSVGFMFASGLLTAVLVIGLMPFFELTFGLLSDLKLVELSNPNHPLLRKLLTETPGTYHHSLMVGNLSEAAAESVGANGLLCRVGSFYHDVGKTKRPMYFIENQNGGANPHDKLEPKVSASIIIAHARDGADMLKAHKLPKPIRDIAEQHHGTTFLKFFYYKAVKQAKDQGVECEYTEDDFRYPGPKAQSKEAAIVGIADCVEAAVRSLNHPTVEQIEGIIGKIIKDRLDDNQFNECDLTLRELDRIAVSLKETVIGTFHSRIEYPDEKDFKPKEKLS
- the ybeY gene encoding rRNA maturation RNase YbeY: MTLSLEWIDEREGGAGPKEEAWMELLEKLLKLAGESEGVAKGIVTLTLTDDEGIRELNRQYRGLDKPTDVLSFSMVESAGEEPELHFDEEYEGTEEEGEEWTDEAQAEDPFADMLGDVVISVPRAETQAAEYGHSFERELGFLFVHGFLHLLGYDHGSEEEEKEMFSKQEAVLAKAGLTR
- a CDS encoding diacylglycerol kinase family protein encodes the protein MNRRRPSWAASFGHAFRGIFYTLAHERNMRFHAGAAAVAAIAGAWLRIGLTDWLWLGVAATGVLSAELMNTAVERAVDLASPDEHPLARAAKDAAAGAVLVTAVFAAAVGLAVLGPPLWRTIFG